The proteins below are encoded in one region of Cololabis saira isolate AMF1-May2022 chromosome 21, fColSai1.1, whole genome shotgun sequence:
- the LOC133422214 gene encoding nascent polypeptide-associated complex subunit alpha-like: protein MPGEATETVPVTEQEVQQPQVETGSGTESDSDDSVPELEEQDSAQTQTQQAQLAAAAEIDEEPVSKAKQSCNEKKARKAMSKLGLRQVTGVTRLTIRKSKNILFVTTKPDVYESPASDTYIVFGEAKIEDLSQQAQLAAAEKFKVQGEAVSNLQENPQTPTVQEESEEEEVDETSVEVKDIEFVMSQANVSRAKAVRALKNSNDIVNAIMELTM, encoded by the coding sequence ATGCCCGGTGAAGCAACAGAAACGGTCCCGGTCACCGAGCAGGAGGTGCAGCAGCCTCAAGTGGAGACTGGATCTGGCACCGAGTCAGACAGTGACGACTCGGTCCCTGAGCTAGAGGAACAGGACTCTGCACAGACTCAGACACAACAAGCCCAGCTTGCAGCAGCTGCCGAAATAGATGAGGAACCTGTCAGCAAAGCCAAACAGAGCTGCAATGAAAAGAAGGCACGAAAGGCGATGTCGAAGCTTGGTCTCAGGCAAGTAACTGGAGTCACCAGACTCACCATTCGCAAGTCAAAGAACATCTTGTTTGTCACCACCAAACCGGATGTCTACGAGAGCCCTGCATCAGACACGTATATCGTCTTCGGTGAAGCTAAGATTGAAGATCTTTCTCAGCAAGCCCAACTGGCAGCCGCAGAAAAGTTCAAGGTACAGGGAGAAGCGGTATCAAACCTCCAGGAAAACCCACAGACACCCACAGTACAGGAGGAGAGTGAAGAAGAGGAGGTTGATGAGACCAGCGTTGAGGTGAAGGACATTGAATTCGTCATGTCACAAGCCAACGTGTCACGAGCAAAGGCTGTACGGGCCCTGAAAAACAGCAACGACATTGTCAATGCTATTATGGAATTGACGATGTAA